The proteins below come from a single Anolis sagrei isolate rAnoSag1 chromosome 8, rAnoSag1.mat, whole genome shotgun sequence genomic window:
- the PLEKHF1 gene encoding pleckstrin homology domain-containing family F member 1 produces MVDHLANTEINSQRIAAVESCFGTSGQPLAVPGRVLLGEGILTKECRKKAKPRIFFLFNDILVYGSIVINKRKYSSQHIIPLDEVTLETLPDTLQMKNRWMIKTAKKSFVVSAASLTERKEWISHLEECIRILLSKTGRPPPTEHAAPWIPDKATDICMRCTQTKFSAITRRHHCRKCGFVVCGDCSRQRFLMPRLSPKPLRVCNLCYKQLMAEKQEAEEQSKRVPSPVSGYEPSSGDDSDRSEEDRLEWSPETEFYTSDVAWSSFHS; encoded by the coding sequence ATGGTGGACCACCTGGCGAATACGGAGATTAACAGCCAGCGCATTGCTGCGGTGGAAAGCTGCTTTGGTACCTCTGGGCAGCCCTTGGCCGTGCCGGGAAGAGTCCTCCTGGGCGAAGGGATCTTGACCAAAGAATGCCGCAAGAAGGCCAAGCCGcggattttcttccttttcaacgACATCCTTGTCTACGGGAGCATTGTCATCAACAAGAGGAAGTACAGCTCCCAGCACATCATCCCGCTGGACGAAGTCACTTTGGAAACGCTGCCGGACACCTTGCAGATGAAGAACCGGTGGATGATCAAGACGGCCAAGAAGTCTTTTGTGGTGTCGGCCGCTTCCCTGACGGAGAGGAAAGAGTGGATCAGCCACTTGGAGGAGTGCATCCGCATTTTGTTGTCCAAGACGGGCCGGCCGCCCCCCACCGAACACGCTGCCCCGTGGATCCCTGACAAGGCCACCGATATCTGCATGCGGTGCACGCAGACCAAGTTCTCCGCTATCACGCGACGGCACCACTGTCGGAAGTGCGGCTTCGTTGTGTGCGGAGACTGCTCCAGGCAGCGCTTCCTCATGCCCCGGCTCTCCCCAAAGCCGTTGAGAGTTTGCAATCTGTGCTACAAACAGCTCATGGCGGAGAAACAGGAAGCCGAAGAGCAGTCGAAACGAGTCCCGTCTCCTGTGTCCGGCTACGAACCTTCCAGCGGGGACGACAGCGACCGATCCGAGGAGGATCGACTAGAATGGTCGCCGGAGACCGAATTTTACACATCGGACGTGGCGTGGTCATCGTTCCATAGTTGA